One Micromonospora sp. WMMD812 genomic window carries:
- a CDS encoding tachylectin-related carbohydrate-binding protein: MSARRARRWGAALVGATLAAGLLGGGSASAIAAADPVPDGTYRFSSKITFGDLRSCSGALVDQNWLLTTRSCFAVDTPPTAPGAPARPTTAVVGRTDLTGTAGQQRTVTHVVPHPGRNLALARLSAPVTDVPPVALSTTAPTATETLTVTGYGRTSTEWVPDRLHRGSFTVQEVTGGSIGLLGASAGATLCKGDAGGPAFRDNAGTVELVAVAASSWQKGCLGETETRDGATATRVDDLGAWVREQLADVQIFGVNSDNRLTYGVIDSVTGDLRANRTSTAALSFTPKAMATLNADTILMNDAAGNLYRIDVTGNDPLTFTATDIADGWSAYNRLTYDGYGSLYYINGTSNQLYRRTITSAKPTGADLTWATAIDTGFSQKTITSPAAGRILGTTSDGRLLSYRVYGNATTGVGWTVSPLATTGWAGPTQVVSPGGGLYYARTATGRLDRYRDANPVDGSGADLQSFPTDPVSTSGWNQVLLSARPWAGLVSVFGTKADGRLSYTAFDPVTGLKRVATVSQQTLGFTPKAMATLNSDTLLVTSTASQVYRVDVTSFDPLVFTRTESLAGGWTHDRLVYDGNGALFGTAGGFLRRYKVNKAKPVAADLPGWPVYNGDGTPADGFSLPTLGATGRNQLIATAGTNLVQYEIDASNIWRRTNLVTTGWSGYTSLLSPGGGHYYRRDANGVLTGWLDRTPYDRNGSDVAAYVPAGTVSGGWDPILSARPYDSWPDSTRRW, translated from the coding sequence TTGTCAGCTCGTCGCGCCCGCCGCTGGGGCGCCGCCCTGGTCGGCGCCACCCTCGCCGCCGGACTGCTCGGTGGCGGATCGGCCTCGGCGATCGCCGCCGCCGATCCGGTGCCGGACGGCACGTACCGCTTCAGCTCGAAGATCACCTTCGGTGACCTGCGCTCCTGCTCCGGGGCGCTGGTCGACCAGAACTGGCTGCTGACCACCCGGTCCTGCTTCGCCGTCGACACCCCGCCGACCGCGCCTGGCGCGCCGGCCCGGCCGACCACCGCGGTCGTCGGCCGGACGGACCTCACCGGCACCGCCGGCCAACAGCGCACCGTCACCCACGTGGTGCCGCACCCCGGCCGGAACCTCGCCCTGGCCCGGCTCTCCGCGCCGGTGACCGACGTCCCGCCGGTGGCGCTGTCCACCACGGCGCCCACCGCCACCGAGACGCTCACGGTCACCGGTTACGGCCGGACATCCACCGAGTGGGTGCCGGACCGGCTGCACCGCGGCTCCTTCACCGTCCAGGAGGTGACCGGCGGCTCGATCGGCCTGCTCGGGGCGTCCGCCGGCGCCACCCTCTGCAAGGGCGACGCCGGCGGGCCGGCGTTCCGCGACAACGCCGGCACTGTCGAGCTGGTCGCGGTCGCCGCGTCCTCCTGGCAGAAGGGCTGCCTGGGCGAGACGGAGACTCGCGACGGGGCCACCGCCACCCGGGTCGACGACCTCGGCGCCTGGGTGCGCGAGCAACTCGCCGACGTGCAGATCTTCGGCGTCAACTCCGACAACCGGCTGACCTACGGCGTGATCGACTCCGTCACCGGTGACCTGCGCGCCAACCGGACCTCGACCGCGGCCCTGAGCTTCACGCCGAAGGCGATGGCGACGCTGAACGCGGACACCATCCTCATGAACGACGCCGCCGGCAACCTGTACCGGATCGACGTGACCGGGAACGACCCGCTGACCTTCACCGCCACGGACATCGCGGACGGCTGGTCGGCCTACAACCGGCTGACCTACGACGGCTACGGCTCGCTCTACTACATCAACGGCACCAGCAACCAGCTCTACCGGCGCACCATCACCAGCGCCAAGCCGACCGGAGCAGACCTGACCTGGGCCACCGCCATCGACACCGGGTTCAGCCAGAAGACCATCACGTCCCCGGCCGCCGGCCGAATCCTCGGCACGACCTCGGACGGGCGCCTGCTCTCCTACCGGGTCTACGGCAACGCCACGACCGGCGTCGGCTGGACCGTCAGCCCGCTGGCCACCACCGGGTGGGCCGGCCCGACCCAGGTCGTCTCCCCCGGCGGGGGCCTCTACTACGCCCGCACCGCCACCGGCCGGTTGGACCGCTACCGGGACGCCAACCCGGTCGACGGCAGCGGCGCCGACCTCCAGAGCTTCCCGACGGACCCGGTGAGCACCTCGGGCTGGAACCAGGTGCTGCTGTCCGCCCGGCCGTGGGCCGGTCTGGTCTCGGTCTTCGGCACGAAGGCGGACGGTCGGCTGTCGTACACGGCCTTCGACCCGGTCACCGGGCTCAAGCGGGTCGCCACGGTGTCGCAGCAGACTCTCGGCTTCACGCCGAAGGCGATGGCCACGTTGAACTCGGACACCCTGCTGGTCACCAGCACGGCCAGCCAGGTCTACCGGGTCGACGTCACCAGCTTCGACCCGCTGGTCTTCACCCGCACCGAGTCGCTCGCCGGCGGCTGGACGCACGACCGGCTGGTGTACGACGGCAACGGCGCCCTCTTCGGCACCGCCGGCGGGTTCCTGCGCCGCTACAAGGTGAACAAGGCCAAGCCGGTCGCCGCCGACCTGCCGGGGTGGCCGGTCTACAACGGCGACGGCACCCCCGCGGACGGCTTCAGCCTGCCGACGCTGGGCGCCACCGGCCGCAACCAGCTGATCGCCACGGCGGGCACCAACCTCGTGCAGTACGAGATCGACGCGAGCAACATCTGGCGCCGCACCAACCTCGTGACGACCGGGTGGAGCGGATACACCTCGCTCCTCTCGCCCGGTGGCGGCCACTACTACCGCCGCGACGCGAACGGGGTGCTGACCGGCTGGCTGGACCGCACCCCCTACGACCGCAACGGCAGCGACGTGGCGGCGTACGTGCCGGCCGGCACCGTCAGCGGCGGCTGGGACCCGATCCTCTCCGCCCGCCCGTACGACTCCTGGCCGGACAGCACCCGCCGTTGGTGA